The nucleotide sequence GCTGCCCCACGTGCTCCAGGAGCAGCAGGCGAGGCGGCTCCTCGCGGCCGCCCAGGAGCTTGTGGACGCCGCCGCCGCGGGCGACGATCCCGTCGCCCACGCGCTGGCCCTGCGGGACGCCGCCCTGCTCGAGCTGCTCTACGCCACCGGCGCCCGGGTGGCCGAACTCTCCGCCCTGGACGTGGACGACCTCGAGGCCGGCCGCGGCGTCGTCCGGCTGACCGGCAAGGGCGACCGGCAGCGGACCGTCCCCTATGGCGACCCCGCGGGCCGCGCCCTCCAGGCGTGGCAGCGGCTCGGTCGCCCCCGCCTGGCCCGGCCGGACTCCGGTCCCGCCCTCTTCCTCGGCGCGCGCGGTGGCCGGCTGGGGGTGCGCCAGGCGCGCACCGTCGTCGACCGGGCACTCGAGGGCCTGGGGGACACCGCGGCCCGCGGGCCGCACGCACTGCGTCACACGGCCGCGACCCACCTCCTCGACGGCGGCGCCGACCTGCGCAGCGTGCAGGAGCTGTTGGGCCACGCGTCCCTGCGCACCACGCAGGTCTACACGCACGTCTCGATCGATCGCCTCCGCGAGGGCTACCGGCAGGCCCACCCACGCGCCTGACGCCGCCCCGGAGCGCCCCCGGCCCCTCCACTGCGCCGCCGCGACACGCA is from Micrococcus luteus NCTC 2665 and encodes:
- a CDS encoding tyrosine recombinase XerC, producing MAPSSSVRPVSVPRAPSPRDTAWLEAFEEHLRHERNRSPQTVRAYLADLRALIDHVVGTAGTSGTPAADDDAPVRHAPSAPDVLAELDIEDLRGWLAAMSGAGLARATLARRVAAVRTFTAWLRREGLRSDDPALRLRSPRPEGTLPHVLQEQQARRLLAAAQELVDAAAAGDDPVAHALALRDAALLELLYATGARVAELSALDVDDLEAGRGVVRLTGKGDRQRTVPYGDPAGRALQAWQRLGRPRLARPDSGPALFLGARGGRLGVRQARTVVDRALEGLGDTAARGPHALRHTAATHLLDGGADLRSVQELLGHASLRTTQVYTHVSIDRLREGYRQAHPRA